Proteins from a genomic interval of Undibacterium parvum:
- a CDS encoding MerR family transcriptional regulator has translation MRNDKNQTSEQLTIGQLASAAGVGVETVRYYQRLALLPVPVVARGYRTYPRLLAQRIRFIKRAQELGFSLAEIATLLQLEDGDDRLAIRKVAADRLLQVEQKLEDLQKMQKMLTSLIHECEATAQTKACPIIHAIADKGSIP, from the coding sequence ATGCGAAATGATAAAAATCAAACTTCAGAGCAATTGACGATAGGTCAATTGGCAAGCGCTGCCGGAGTGGGGGTGGAGACCGTACGCTATTATCAGCGCCTCGCATTGTTGCCAGTACCCGTGGTGGCGCGCGGCTACCGCACCTATCCCAGGCTGTTGGCGCAGCGCATACGCTTTATCAAGCGCGCTCAAGAGTTGGGATTTAGCCTGGCTGAGATTGCCACTTTGTTGCAGTTGGAGGATGGCGACGATAGGCTAGCCATCCGTAAAGTGGCGGCCGACCGCTTACTACAGGTGGAGCAAAAGCTAGAGGATTTGCAAAAAATGCAGAAGATGTTGACCTCACTGATCCATGAATGCGAGGCGACCGCGCAAACTAAGGCTTGTCCGATTATTCACGCCATAGCAGATAAGGGGAGTATCCCTTAA
- a CDS encoding heavy metal translocating P-type ATPase → MSQNIPSSTAAEQAEKTVLDPVCGMHVKKNAEKMASYQGSIYYFCSTSCVSKFNAEPLAYVKAKKLLMPLVTKTAASSVATVTSNAVSTGCCGGADGKHAHANSDSGLKDPVCGMNVTAESPHQTQYQDKTYYFCAASCLEKFRKNPQSYLDPALRPAPKAAAKDAIFTCPMHLEIEQVGPGTCPLCGMALEPKEASAEEDTSELDDMRRRFKYSLALSLPLLIMTMADMLPGISVHAWLGMSLFSWLQFALATPVVVWAGWPFFERAVASFKTGNLNMFSLIGVGTGAAYLFSLVALLFPDLLPQAFKIHGMAPLYFEAAAVIITLVLLGQVLELRARSQTNLAIKSLLALTPATVIRVTTSGEESEIALDQVQLGDLLRVKPGAHIPVDGVLVDGRSNVDESMITGEPLPATKQAGDKLSAGTVNQQGSFSMRAERIGHDTLLAKIIAMVNQAGRSRAPIQKLADQVSGWFVPGVIAVAVAAFLVWAWLGPSPALAHGLMAAVSVLIIACPCALGLATPISVTVGIGRGATEGVLIKDAEALERLEKIDTLVIDKTGTLTEGKPSLQKIVVADGYNEAQVLPLAMAMEKLSEHPLAQAIVNYAKAQKITAAAITDFSSITGKGVRANAADNRLILIGNAALMQEHAIDFAALEPQATELRRKGHSVMLMAIAGQAAALFSVADSIKPSSMPAIKDLQATGIRIVLLTGDNLMTAQAVASQLGLDEVHADLLPEDKYRFVQQLQKDGRKVAMAGDGINDAPALAQADVGIAMGTGTDVAMHSAHVVLVKGDLRGIVKARALSQHAMRNIRQNLFFAFAYNFVGVPIAAGLLYPWFGILLSPMLASAAMSLSSVSVISNALRLRHSKL, encoded by the coding sequence ATGAGTCAAAATATACCTAGCAGCACGGCTGCCGAACAAGCAGAGAAAACAGTTCTGGATCCGGTATGCGGCATGCATGTGAAGAAAAATGCTGAGAAAATGGCATCCTATCAAGGCAGTATTTACTATTTCTGCAGTACCTCATGCGTGAGTAAATTCAATGCCGAGCCTTTGGCCTACGTGAAGGCCAAAAAACTTTTGATGCCACTGGTGACAAAGACTGCGGCATCGTCTGTTGCTACGGTCACGAGTAACGCTGTAAGCACAGGCTGTTGTGGCGGCGCCGACGGCAAGCATGCTCACGCCAACAGCGACTCAGGTTTAAAAGACCCTGTGTGTGGTATGAATGTCACAGCAGAGAGCCCGCATCAAACGCAATATCAAGATAAGACGTATTACTTTTGCGCCGCCAGTTGTCTGGAAAAATTTCGTAAAAATCCGCAAAGCTACTTGGACCCAGCACTACGTCCAGCGCCCAAGGCCGCCGCTAAGGATGCCATCTTCACTTGCCCCATGCATCTGGAGATAGAACAAGTCGGCCCAGGCACTTGTCCACTGTGCGGCATGGCGCTAGAGCCAAAAGAAGCCAGCGCCGAAGAAGACACCAGTGAGCTGGACGATATGCGGCGCCGCTTCAAATACAGCCTCGCACTCAGTTTGCCGCTGCTGATCATGACCATGGCCGATATGCTACCGGGCATCAGCGTGCATGCTTGGCTAGGGATGAGCCTATTCAGTTGGCTACAATTTGCCTTGGCGACACCGGTTGTGGTGTGGGCTGGCTGGCCATTTTTTGAACGCGCCGTCGCCTCATTTAAGACTGGTAATCTGAATATGTTTAGCCTGATTGGGGTCGGTACTGGCGCCGCCTATTTATTTAGTCTGGTGGCGCTGCTGTTTCCTGATCTACTGCCGCAGGCGTTCAAGATACACGGGATGGCACCCTTATACTTTGAAGCTGCCGCCGTCATCATTACCCTGGTTTTACTCGGGCAAGTGCTGGAACTACGCGCTCGCTCACAAACCAATCTGGCGATCAAATCGCTGCTAGCCTTGACACCCGCCACCGTGATCCGTGTCACCACTAGCGGTGAAGAGAGCGAAATCGCACTCGATCAGGTGCAACTGGGCGATTTATTGCGGGTCAAACCGGGCGCACATATCCCTGTCGATGGCGTCTTAGTCGATGGCCGCTCTAACGTCGACGAATCCATGATCACGGGCGAGCCCTTGCCCGCCACCAAACAAGCCGGCGACAAACTGAGTGCTGGCACTGTGAATCAGCAGGGCAGTTTTAGCATGCGCGCCGAACGCATAGGGCATGACACCTTGCTAGCAAAAATCATAGCCATGGTGAACCAGGCTGGGCGCTCACGCGCACCGATACAAAAACTGGCAGACCAGGTATCAGGCTGGTTTGTACCAGGTGTGATTGCCGTTGCTGTAGCCGCATTCTTAGTCTGGGCCTGGCTAGGCCCTAGCCCCGCTTTAGCGCATGGTCTGATGGCTGCGGTTTCAGTTTTAATCATCGCCTGCCCTTGTGCACTGGGCTTGGCGACACCGATTTCTGTCACGGTAGGCATAGGACGTGGCGCGACCGAAGGTGTTTTAATCAAAGATGCCGAAGCCTTAGAAAGACTGGAAAAAATCGACACTCTGGTAATCGACAAAACCGGCACTTTGACCGAAGGAAAACCGAGTTTGCAAAAAATAGTCGTCGCGGATGGATATAACGAAGCGCAGGTATTGCCGCTGGCAATGGCAATGGAAAAGCTCAGTGAGCATCCCTTGGCGCAGGCTATAGTCAACTACGCCAAGGCTCAAAAAATCACTGCGGCTGCGATCACTGACTTTAGCTCTATCACCGGTAAAGGTGTGCGCGCCAACGCTGCGGATAACCGCCTCATACTGATAGGTAATGCGGCTTTGATGCAAGAACACGCCATCGACTTCGCTGCACTAGAGCCGCAAGCCACAGAGCTAAGACGCAAAGGACATAGTGTCATGCTGATGGCAATCGCGGGCCAGGCCGCCGCCCTGTTTAGCGTTGCCGACAGCATCAAGCCTAGCAGTATGCCGGCCATCAAAGACCTACAAGCTACTGGGATACGCATCGTCTTACTGACTGGCGACAATCTGATGACGGCACAGGCGGTCGCCAGTCAACTGGGCTTGGATGAGGTACATGCGGATCTACTGCCGGAAGATAAATATCGCTTTGTCCAACAACTGCAAAAAGACGGGCGCAAAGTCGCGATGGCTGGCGATGGCATCAACGACGCTCCCGCGCTGGCGCAGGCCGATGTCGGGATTGCCATGGGCACCGGCACCGATGTCGCCATGCACAGTGCCCATGTGGTCTTGGTCAAAGGCGATTTGCGCGGCATCGTCAAGGCCCGCGCCTTAAGCCAGCACGCCATGCGTAACATACGACAAAACCTCTTCTTCGCCTTTGCCTACAATTTTGTCGGCGTACCGATTGCTGCCGGTCTTCTATATCCGTGGTTCGGCATCCTGCTCAGCCCTATGCTGGCCAGTGCCGCCATGAGCCTATCCTCAGTCTCGGTGATCAGCAATGCTTTGCGACTGCGGCATAGCAAACTATAG
- a CDS encoding efflux transporter outer membrane subunit, with protein sequence MRKTSYAKHGQQLLALCAAPLLASLLAGCAFNPSSSMPVLDLPVSVAATKTEYQTQLTSRWWEQFNDTVLNQLIADADKSNQNLAQVSAKLDEARAVFGINSAAQLPRIDLAAAGSTNRQSENLGRPVSNPNKDYQLIGQASWELDLWGRVRNASNAARQDLFAAEYNRDAALLSLHAEVAQNYFNLRALDEQLKIAEDTVKSRQESYDLQKKRFLGGVTSELDVRQAEVELASTLSALPDLKQSIAQLEAALSILSGQAPRALIEQGIARGKTIPDLGISDQVPAQLSSDLLLRRADIAQAEANLLAARARIEAARAAYFPKISLTGLLGFESNDLGKLFSTGSNISSFVGNLSMPLFDNGMSAAQVDQAKARERQAAAAYQLAVQIAFGETRTSLISNQVLGDKVVNEKTKVNALQRQLRLANLRYENGYSSYLEALDAQRSLFNAQLSLISAQRNQINARVELYKSLGGGWQRAVK encoded by the coding sequence ATGCGTAAAACTTCCTATGCGAAACACGGCCAGCAGCTACTGGCGCTGTGCGCTGCGCCACTACTGGCAAGCCTGTTAGCTGGCTGCGCGTTTAACCCATCGAGCAGCATGCCGGTACTCGATCTTCCAGTGTCAGTCGCTGCCACCAAGACAGAATATCAAACCCAACTAACAAGCCGGTGGTGGGAGCAATTTAACGATACGGTGTTAAATCAATTGATCGCCGATGCCGATAAATCGAATCAGAATCTGGCGCAAGTAAGCGCCAAGTTGGACGAGGCGCGTGCTGTTTTTGGTATCAACTCTGCCGCACAATTGCCACGCATAGATCTGGCTGCCGCGGGCAGTACTAACCGTCAGTCTGAAAACCTTGGCCGCCCCGTGAGCAATCCAAATAAAGACTATCAACTAATCGGGCAAGCCAGCTGGGAGCTCGATTTGTGGGGGCGGGTACGCAATGCAAGCAATGCAGCCAGACAAGATCTGTTTGCCGCTGAGTACAACCGTGACGCCGCTTTACTCTCTTTACATGCAGAAGTGGCGCAAAATTACTTTAATTTGCGCGCCCTTGATGAGCAACTCAAGATCGCCGAAGACACGGTTAAATCGCGTCAGGAATCCTATGATTTGCAGAAAAAACGCTTCCTCGGCGGTGTCACCTCAGAACTAGACGTGCGCCAGGCCGAAGTCGAGCTAGCCAGCACACTATCGGCCTTGCCGGATCTAAAACAGTCTATCGCGCAACTGGAAGCTGCTCTCAGCATACTCTCAGGGCAAGCCCCACGGGCCTTGATAGAGCAAGGCATAGCACGCGGCAAAACCATCCCTGATCTCGGCATCAGCGATCAGGTGCCAGCCCAATTAAGCTCAGACTTATTATTGCGGCGCGCCGATATTGCGCAAGCCGAAGCAAATCTTTTGGCCGCACGTGCCAGAATCGAAGCGGCGCGCGCCGCGTATTTCCCGAAAATTTCTTTGACTGGCTTACTCGGCTTTGAAAGCAATGATCTGGGCAAGTTGTTTAGCACCGGTTCCAACATCTCCTCCTTTGTCGGCAACCTGAGCATGCCGCTGTTTGACAACGGCATGAGCGCCGCCCAAGTCGATCAGGCCAAAGCCAGAGAACGCCAAGCTGCCGCCGCCTATCAATTGGCAGTGCAAATTGCTTTTGGCGAAACCCGCACTAGCCTGATCAGCAATCAAGTACTGGGCGACAAGGTAGTCAATGAAAAGACCAAGGTGAATGCGCTGCAAAGACAACTTCGCCTAGCCAATTTACGCTATGAAAACGGTTACTCCAGCTATCTGGAGGCACTCGATGCCCAACGCAGTCTGTTCAATGCCCAACTCAGCCTGATCAGTGCCCAACGTAATCAAATCAATGCCCGCGTGGAATTATATAAATCATTGGGAGGCGGCTGGCAGCGCGCAGTCAAATAA
- a CDS encoding GMP reductase: MHIEESLKLDFKDVLIRPKRSTLTSRAQVELQREFVFHHSGKTYHGIPIIAANMDSTGTMEMAAALGKHQMSVALHKHYDEASLIAYFSGLQKKSTSFYSMGITQADFDKFSAVMNHAHNAIEYVCIDVANGYTEGFINFVKKVRTSYPHLTIMAGNVVTGDITEELILAGADIVKVGIGPGSVCTTRKMTGVGYPQLSAVIECADAAHGLGGQICADGGCVVPGDLAKAFGAGADFIMLGGMLAGHDECAGDLVERDGQQFKSFYGMSSRAAMDKYAGGVAKYRASEGKEVLLPYRGPVEASLLDILGGVRSACTYVGAHKLKELTKRTTFIRVTQQLNEVFGKS; this comes from the coding sequence ATGCATATAGAAGAGTCACTTAAGCTTGATTTCAAGGACGTGTTGATCCGTCCCAAGCGATCCACCCTCACCTCACGCGCGCAAGTCGAGCTACAACGCGAATTTGTCTTCCATCATTCCGGCAAGACTTACCACGGCATCCCCATCATCGCTGCCAATATGGATAGCACCGGCACCATGGAAATGGCCGCTGCGCTGGGCAAACATCAAATGTCGGTGGCACTACACAAACATTATGATGAAGCCAGCCTGATCGCCTACTTTTCCGGTCTGCAAAAAAAATCGACCTCCTTCTATTCCATGGGCATCACCCAGGCCGATTTCGACAAATTTTCAGCCGTCATGAATCATGCGCACAACGCCATCGAATACGTCTGCATCGACGTGGCCAACGGCTACACCGAAGGTTTCATCAATTTCGTCAAAAAAGTACGCACTAGCTATCCGCATCTGACCATCATGGCCGGTAACGTGGTCACTGGCGACATCACCGAAGAACTGATACTGGCCGGTGCCGACATCGTCAAAGTCGGCATAGGCCCAGGCTCAGTCTGCACCACCCGCAAGATGACAGGGGTTGGCTATCCGCAATTGTCGGCAGTGATAGAATGCGCCGATGCCGCCCACGGTCTGGGCGGGCAAATTTGCGCCGATGGCGGTTGCGTCGTACCGGGTGATTTGGCCAAGGCCTTTGGTGCCGGTGCTGATTTCATCATGTTAGGTGGCATGCTAGCCGGCCACGACGAATGTGCTGGCGACCTGGTCGAACGCGACGGTCAGCAATTCAAGAGTTTTTACGGCATGAGCAGTCGCGCCGCCATGGATAAATACGCCGGTGGCGTCGCCAAATACCGCGCCTCGGAAGGTAAGGAAGTCTTATTACCTTACCGTGGACCGGTAGAAGCAAGCCTGCTCGACATCCTCGGCGGGGTGCGTTCGGCCTGCACCTACGTCGGCGCGCACAAGCTCAAGGAACTCACCAAGCGCACCACCTTCATCCGCGTCACCCAGCAACTCAATGAAGTGTTTGGTAAATCCTAA
- a CDS encoding efflux RND transporter periplasmic adaptor subunit, with product MSPTSSFNFRLSAISLLVISALTGCSKAPEAQQRPPAPVSVITLVAGDAPLSKEMVGETAGFRDVDVRSRVNGIFIKKTYTEGQIVQAGQVLFEIDPEPYKAALDQAKGVFSQEVAKLEKARADRDRIAPLYKENAVSRKDFDDANAAYNTAVASNSTAQASLKQAELNLGYTKVIAPISGTTSKLVQSEGSLISASGDSGKLTTISQLDPLYVNFSYSEQDKQELDAAVRSDKVSLNDLKNLSATLKLSDGSIYQHKGKINFSDNRVDPKTGTIRARAIFSNPKGELLPGQFVRVTLDLGVRKNALVVPERAVMQSQADHILFTVDKENKVVPKPVKLGSIVNGKVIIESGVQAGETVIIEGQMKAPPGSTVKPTTASSAPTTSQAASATAASTK from the coding sequence ATGTCCCCTACTTCTTCATTCAATTTCCGTCTCAGCGCCATCAGCCTACTCGTCATCAGCGCGCTAACTGGCTGTAGCAAAGCCCCCGAGGCGCAGCAACGCCCGCCGGCACCGGTGAGCGTAATCACCCTGGTCGCGGGTGACGCGCCCTTGAGTAAAGAAATGGTGGGCGAGACTGCAGGCTTTCGCGATGTGGATGTGCGCTCGCGGGTAAACGGCATTTTCATCAAAAAAACCTATACCGAAGGCCAGATCGTACAGGCCGGGCAAGTTTTATTTGAAATCGATCCGGAACCGTATAAAGCGGCGCTGGATCAAGCCAAAGGGGTATTCTCGCAAGAGGTCGCCAAATTAGAAAAGGCACGCGCCGACCGCGACCGTATCGCACCGCTGTATAAAGAGAATGCCGTCAGCCGTAAAGATTTCGATGATGCCAATGCCGCCTACAATACCGCGGTAGCCAGCAATAGCACGGCGCAAGCTAGCCTGAAACAGGCCGAACTCAATCTTGGCTATACCAAGGTAATCGCACCGATTTCTGGCACCACCAGCAAACTGGTGCAATCGGAAGGTAGTTTGATCAGCGCCAGCGGCGACTCAGGCAAACTCACCACCATCTCCCAGCTTGATCCTCTGTATGTAAATTTTTCTTACTCAGAACAAGATAAGCAAGAACTCGATGCCGCAGTGCGCAGCGATAAAGTCTCGCTCAATGATTTAAAGAATCTGAGTGCAACGCTAAAACTGTCGGATGGCAGTATTTATCAGCACAAGGGCAAGATCAATTTCTCGGATAATCGGGTGGATCCTAAGACCGGCACGATACGGGCACGTGCCATTTTCAGTAACCCCAAGGGCGAATTGCTGCCTGGCCAATTTGTGCGCGTCACGCTCGATCTGGGCGTCAGAAAGAATGCGCTGGTGGTGCCCGAGCGCGCTGTCATGCAATCGCAAGCGGATCACATCCTATTCACGGTAGATAAAGAAAATAAAGTGGTGCCAAAACCGGTCAAACTAGGCAGTATCGTGAACGGTAAGGTCATCATCGAATCAGGTGTACAGGCCGGCGAAACCGTGATTATAGAAGGGCAAATGAAAGCGCCTCCTGGCTCCACCGTGAAGCCGACTACTGCCTCCAGCGCCCCAACCACCAGCCAAGCGGCGAGCGCAACTGCTGCCAGCACGAAATAA
- a CDS encoding metallophosphoesterase family protein: MSDLFARYASLTSCALLCCAALVYPELASAAKAKAVKPAAIKTLTVYAAGDIADCKKLPPEESMAAKTAELINAGLLQDSKALVLTLGDNTYPVGRPEEFNNCYEPTWGKFKESTLPSPGNHDYGMPSALGYYNYFEELAGPDRRGYYSKGLGNWLIISLNSNRTGQPMQEQLRWLKQQLSSNKRSCILAYWHHPVFSSGGHGNNDTMQPAWEMLAAAKADIVLSSHDHDYERMSPINGSGERDDKNGIRSFVVGTGGAKLTPMFFAKPTTEARNNAVHGVLKLSLHANSYDWEFVPVAGESFNDTGHGVCH, encoded by the coding sequence ATGTCTGATTTGTTTGCGCGTTACGCGTCCCTTACTAGCTGCGCGCTACTGTGTTGCGCCGCCCTCGTCTACCCTGAACTGGCCAGTGCGGCCAAAGCTAAAGCCGTTAAGCCAGCAGCCATCAAAACGCTGACCGTGTATGCAGCAGGCGACATCGCCGACTGCAAAAAATTGCCGCCCGAAGAGAGCATGGCGGCCAAGACCGCAGAGCTGATCAATGCTGGTTTGCTACAAGACAGCAAGGCGCTGGTATTGACGCTTGGAGACAATACTTATCCTGTGGGACGTCCTGAAGAATTCAATAATTGCTATGAGCCGACCTGGGGTAAGTTCAAGGAGAGCACCCTGCCCTCACCCGGCAATCACGATTACGGCATGCCTTCGGCGCTCGGTTATTACAATTATTTTGAAGAACTGGCGGGCCCGGATAGACGCGGTTATTACAGCAAAGGCCTGGGCAATTGGCTGATCATCTCACTCAATAGCAATCGTACAGGGCAGCCCATGCAAGAACAATTGCGCTGGCTGAAACAACAGTTAAGCAGCAACAAACGTAGCTGTATTCTGGCCTACTGGCATCATCCGGTATTTAGCTCTGGTGGGCACGGCAACAACGACACCATGCAGCCAGCCTGGGAGATGCTAGCCGCGGCCAAAGCAGATATCGTCCTCAGTTCGCACGACCACGATTATGAGCGCATGAGTCCTATCAACGGCAGCGGTGAACGCGACGATAAAAATGGCATACGCAGCTTCGTGGTCGGCACTGGCGGTGCCAAACTCACACCCATGTTCTTTGCCAAGCCAACGACAGAGGCGAGAAACAATGCAGTGCATGGCGTTTTGAAGCTCAGCCTGCACGCCAATAGTTATGATTGGGAATTTGTACCAGTTGCTGGCGAGAGTTTCAACGATACAGGACATGGTGTTTGCCATTGA
- a CDS encoding efflux RND transporter permease subunit, with the protein MFSKFFIERPIFASVISIIIVLGGLAAIKSLPIEQYPGITPPVVSVVAFFPGATPEVIAQTVAAPLEQQINGVEKMIYVQSGSASNGQMNMNVYFAIGTDPDQATINVNNRVSAAMAQLPEEVKRQGVTVKKKSTSILNLVAIDSPNGRYDTTFLSNYALLNIVDELKRIPGVGDLTMFGGTDYAMRIWLRPDRLAQLSLTPSDVISAIREQNAQFSAGKIGAQPTSAPIDFTYTVNAQGRLTSVAEFENIIVRSMADGAKTRLKDVARVEMGGKDYDLKAKLNGKPAVAIGLYLQPGANAIGVASAITAKMEELKSRFPDGIAYSIPYDTTTFVKISIEEVLHTLLEAIVLVFIVVYLFLQNFRATLIPCIAVPISLIGTFAGMLAFGFSINLLTLFGLVLAIGIVVDDAIVVLENVERIMSETKCSAKEASIKAMEEVSGPVVAIVLVLCAVFLPVAFMGGMTGVMYQQFAVTIAVSVIISGIVALTLTPALCAILLKNSHHQPNRFFVAFNRAFDKLTNGYVGGVAFLNRRVGIAFLIFGGILVAMVFMMKHVPSTLVPDEDQGYLLSAVMLPDASSLNRTEVSSSQFDQMLMANKNVSNVVSFTGFDLLSGAVVSNGGISFVTLKNWDERHAKTDSSFALAKTFQGMAYMGMKDGFAATFNPPPISGMSTTGGIEAYLQNRGTGNTASFAVALNNFITEAKKRPEFASVSTTFRANVPQIYVDLDREKAKALGVNINQVFDAMSATFGQVYVNDFNQFGRTYRVQLQSEADYRARPDDIRNVYVRSDKGNMIPLTSLVKVKPTLGPELVERFNVFQAAKIMATPAAGVSSGQAIAALEEVEKSMANNDYKLQWTGSAFQEKQSGSAAAMAFLMGIVMVFLILAAQYERWSLPFAVITAVPFALFGALLSVYLTGLTNNVYFQVGLITLVGLAAKNAILIVEFAIMKYEEGDTLLEAALDAARLRFRPIVMTSLAFILGCVPLVTSSGAGSGSRIALGVPVIGGMLAATFIAIFFIPLFFRLIMQMSEKKKTAATTPVAAAAAQGDHHA; encoded by the coding sequence ATGTTTTCAAAATTTTTTATAGAACGGCCCATCTTTGCCAGCGTGATCTCCATCATCATCGTGCTGGGCGGTCTGGCCGCGATCAAATCCCTACCGATAGAACAATACCCTGGCATCACGCCGCCCGTGGTTTCCGTGGTGGCGTTTTTCCCGGGCGCGACACCGGAAGTGATCGCGCAAACCGTCGCGGCACCGTTAGAGCAACAGATTAATGGTGTGGAAAAAATGATTTATGTGCAGTCTGGCTCCGCCTCCAACGGCCAGATGAATATGAATGTGTATTTCGCCATCGGCACCGACCCAGATCAAGCCACGATTAACGTCAACAACCGCGTCTCGGCCGCCATGGCGCAGTTACCCGAAGAAGTGAAGCGCCAGGGCGTTACCGTCAAAAAGAAATCGACCTCTATCCTCAATCTGGTGGCGATCGATTCACCGAATGGCCGTTACGACACCACTTTCCTGTCTAACTATGCCTTATTGAATATCGTCGATGAACTCAAACGCATTCCCGGCGTCGGCGATCTGACCATGTTCGGCGGTACCGATTACGCCATGCGTATCTGGCTGCGCCCTGACCGTTTGGCGCAACTGAGCCTGACCCCATCGGATGTAATCAGCGCCATCCGCGAGCAAAATGCCCAGTTCTCTGCCGGAAAAATAGGCGCCCAACCCACTAGCGCCCCGATTGATTTCACTTACACCGTGAATGCCCAAGGCCGCCTGACCAGTGTGGCAGAATTTGAAAATATCATCGTGCGCTCTATGGCCGACGGCGCCAAGACGCGCCTCAAAGATGTCGCCCGCGTCGAGATGGGCGGCAAAGATTATGACCTGAAAGCCAAGCTCAACGGCAAGCCTGCCGTCGCCATAGGCCTGTACCTGCAGCCGGGTGCTAATGCGATCGGTGTGGCCAGTGCGATTACCGCAAAAATGGAAGAGTTGAAATCCCGCTTCCCGGACGGCATCGCCTATTCGATTCCTTACGACACTACCACTTTCGTCAAAATCTCTATCGAGGAAGTGCTGCATACGCTGCTAGAAGCGATTGTGCTGGTGTTCATCGTGGTGTATTTATTCCTGCAAAATTTCCGTGCCACCTTAATACCCTGCATCGCGGTACCGATCTCTTTAATCGGTACCTTTGCCGGAATGCTGGCGTTTGGCTTCTCGATCAACCTGCTGACTTTGTTCGGCTTGGTATTGGCCATTGGTATCGTGGTCGATGACGCCATCGTGGTTCTGGAGAACGTTGAGCGCATCATGAGCGAAACCAAATGCTCGGCCAAAGAGGCGTCGATCAAGGCGATGGAAGAAGTATCAGGCCCGGTGGTGGCGATCGTATTGGTATTGTGCGCGGTATTCTTGCCGGTCGCTTTCATGGGCGGGATGACCGGTGTGATGTACCAGCAGTTTGCCGTTACCATCGCGGTCTCGGTAATTATTTCCGGCATCGTCGCGTTGACGCTGACGCCTGCCCTGTGTGCGATTTTGCTCAAGAACAGCCATCACCAACCTAACCGCTTTTTTGTAGCTTTCAATCGTGCCTTCGACAAACTCACCAATGGCTATGTCGGTGGCGTGGCCTTCCTGAACCGCCGCGTCGGTATCGCCTTCCTGATTTTTGGCGGTATTTTAGTCGCCATGGTATTTATGATGAAGCATGTACCGAGCACCCTGGTACCGGATGAAGATCAAGGCTATTTGCTGAGCGCCGTCATGTTGCCCGATGCCTCTTCACTAAACCGCACCGAGGTCAGCAGTTCGCAATTCGATCAGATGCTGATGGCCAATAAAAACGTCTCCAACGTAGTGAGCTTCACCGGCTTCGATCTCTTGTCCGGTGCGGTGGTCAGCAATGGCGGCATCTCTTTCGTCACACTGAAAAACTGGGATGAGCGTCACGCTAAGACGGACAGCTCATTCGCCCTGGCGAAAACCTTTCAGGGCATGGCGTATATGGGCATGAAAGACGGTTTTGCCGCCACCTTCAACCCGCCACCGATCTCTGGCATGTCCACCACCGGCGGCATCGAAGCCTACCTGCAAAACCGCGGCACCGGCAATACCGCCAGCTTCGCGGTAGCGTTGAATAACTTCATCACCGAAGCCAAGAAGCGTCCCGAGTTTGCCAGCGTATCGACTACCTTCCGCGCCAACGTGCCGCAAATTTATGTAGACCTCGACCGTGAAAAAGCCAAGGCACTGGGTGTCAATATCAATCAGGTATTTGATGCCATGTCAGCCACTTTCGGCCAGGTGTACGTGAATGATTTCAACCAGTTTGGCCGTACCTACCGAGTCCAATTGCAATCGGAAGCGGACTACCGCGCCCGTCCGGACGACATCCGCAATGTCTATGTGCGCTCGGACAAGGGCAATATGATACCGCTGACCAGCCTGGTCAAAGTCAAACCGACATTGGGGCCTGAGCTGGTGGAACGCTTTAACGTGTTCCAGGCGGCCAAGATCATGGCGACACCGGCCGCTGGCGTCAGCTCCGGCCAGGCCATCGCGGCGCTGGAAGAAGTAGAAAAATCCATGGCAAACAATGACTACAAATTGCAGTGGACAGGTTCGGCGTTTCAGGAGAAACAATCCGGCAGTGCCGCTGCCATGGCTTTCTTAATGGGTATCGTAATGGTATTTCTGATACTGGCGGCGCAATATGAGCGCTGGAGCCTGCCGTTTGCAGTGATTACCGCAGTTCCGTTTGCCCTGTTTGGCGCGCTACTGTCGGTGTATTTAACGGGTCTCACGAATAATGTTTACTTCCAGGTTGGTTTAATTACTCTGGTTGGATTAGCGGCTAAAAACGCCATCTTGATCGTCGAGTTTGCCATCATGAAATACGAAGAGGGCGACACTTTACTGGAAGCTGCACTCGATGCGGCGCGCTTACGCTTCCGCCCTATCGTGATGACTTCGCTGGCCTTTATCCTCGGTTGTGTACCTTTGGTAACCTCTAGCGGCGCGGGCTCTGGCAGCCGGATAGCACTCGGTGTGCCTGTCATAGGCGGTATGTTGGCAGCCACCTTCATCGCGATTTTCTTTATCCCCTTGTTCTTCCGACTGATTATGCAAATGAGTGAAAAGAAAAAAACTGCAGCCACAACGCCCGTTGCTGCAGCTGCCGCACAAGGAGATCATCATGCGTAA